One endosymbiont of Galathealinum brachiosum genomic region harbors:
- a CDS encoding electron transfer flavoprotein subunit beta, whose product MKILVAVKRVVDYNVKIRVNADNTAVELANVKMSINPFDEIAVEEAIRIKEAKKADEIIVVSIGPKENQETIRSALALGADRGLLMQTDEDIQPLAVAKILKHVVETENPDLVILGKQAIDDDSNQTGQMLSALMNWPQGTFASKVDINGNELNVTREIDGGLETLKLQLPAVITTDLRLNEPRYAKLPNIMKAKKKPLDIQDVSEMGIDIKPRLSTLKVTEPSQRSAGIKVTSVTELVEKLRNEAKVI is encoded by the coding sequence ATGAAAATTCTGGTTGCTGTTAAACGAGTCGTTGATTACAACGTAAAAATTCGTGTCAACGCAGACAATACTGCTGTTGAGCTAGCCAATGTAAAAATGTCGATCAATCCTTTTGATGAAATTGCCGTTGAAGAAGCTATTCGAATAAAAGAGGCTAAAAAGGCTGATGAAATCATTGTTGTTTCTATCGGTCCAAAAGAAAATCAGGAAACTATTCGCAGTGCATTAGCTCTGGGAGCTGATCGTGGTTTATTAATGCAAACTGACGAAGACATCCAGCCTTTAGCTGTAGCTAAAATTTTAAAACATGTTGTTGAAACCGAAAATCCTGATCTGGTTATTCTGGGTAAACAGGCCATTGATGATGACAGTAATCAAACTGGACAAATGTTATCTGCTTTAATGAACTGGCCTCAGGGTACCTTTGCCTCAAAAGTTGATATAAATGGTAACGAATTGAATGTTACACGTGAAATTGATGGGGGCCTGGAGACACTTAAACTTCAGTTACCTGCAGTTATTACAACAGATCTGCGACTCAATGAACCTCGTTACGCAAAATTGCCCAACATCATGAAAGCTAAAAAGAAACCTCTGGATATTCAGGATGTTTCTGAAATGGGTATTGATATAAAACCACGGCTATCCACCCTAAAGGTAACAGAACCATCACAACGTAGTGCAGGCATTAAAGTCACCTCCGTAACAGAGCTGGTTGAAAAACTACGTAACGAAGCAAAGGTGATTTAA
- a CDS encoding electron transfer flavoprotein subunit alpha, producing MSILIIAEHDNTQLKAATLNTVSAAKKLDDELHILVAGENCNEVVKAASKIEGINKVLNADNANYAHALAENLALLVTKLAEDYTHIFTPATTTGKNFMPRVAALLDVAQISDIVAVESTDTFVRPIYAGNAMATVQSSDTIKLITVRGTAFDPVNSESGTAEVQTIESADNFARSHFDNHQLTVSERPELTSAQVVISGGRGMGNGENFALLENIADKLNGAIGASRAAVDAGYVPNDYQVGQTGKIVAPDLYIAVGISGAIQHLAGMKESKVIVAINKDEDAPIFQIADYGLVADLFEVLPELTDLL from the coding sequence ATGAGCATTTTAATTATTGCTGAACATGATAATACACAACTTAAAGCAGCCACCTTAAACACTGTTTCTGCTGCAAAAAAATTAGATGATGAATTACATATTTTAGTTGCAGGTGAAAACTGTAATGAGGTTGTTAAAGCAGCGTCTAAAATTGAGGGCATAAACAAAGTACTCAATGCAGATAACGCTAACTATGCTCATGCCCTTGCAGAAAACCTTGCATTATTAGTTACAAAACTTGCTGAAGATTACACACATATATTCACCCCTGCTACAACCACGGGCAAAAACTTTATGCCTCGAGTTGCGGCGTTATTAGATGTAGCGCAAATCTCTGACATAGTAGCAGTTGAATCAACAGATACTTTTGTTCGCCCAATCTATGCGGGTAACGCAATGGCAACCGTTCAAAGCAGTGACACAATTAAACTAATTACAGTTAGAGGAACCGCTTTCGATCCGGTGAATTCAGAAAGTGGTACCGCTGAAGTTCAAACAATAGAAAGTGCCGACAACTTTGCGCGGTCACATTTTGATAATCATCAACTCACAGTTTCTGAACGTCCTGAGTTAACCAGTGCTCAAGTGGTTATTTCCGGTGGACGAGGAATGGGCAATGGTGAAAATTTTGCATTACTTGAAAACATTGCGGATAAACTAAATGGTGCTATTGGCGCATCTCGCGCAGCAGTTGATGCCGGTTATGTTCCTAATGATTATCAGGTTGGACAAACGGGTAAAATTGTTGCGCCTGATCTCTATATTGCGGTTGGTATAAGTGGTGCAATACAACACCTTGCAGGAATGAAAGAAAGCAAAGTGATTGTAGCCATTAATAAAGACGAAGATGCTCCTATATTTCAAATTGCTGATTATGGTCTGGTTGCAGACTTATTTGAGGTATTACCAGAGTTAACTGATTTACTATAA
- a CDS encoding electron transfer flavoprotein-ubiquinone oxidoreductase has translation MERESMNYDVLIVGGGPSGLSAAIRLKQLSAEKNKDISVCIVEKGSEIGAHILSGAIVEPRALNELLPDWKKSNAPLKTPVTKEKMFIMTEKSSIPIPGWTLPPQMHNSGNYITSLGNMCRWLGEKAEELEVEIYPGFAAAEILYTDDAQVKGIATGDMGLNSKGEEKTGFEPGIELHAKYTLFSEGCRGSLSQQLMAKFNLRNSCDPQTYGLGIKELWKVKPENHQPGLIIHTAGWPLKSDTYGGSFVYHLEDNQVAVGFVIGLDYSNPHISPYEEFQRFKTHPDIIKTFKGGERISYGARALNEGGLQSLPDLIFPGGALIGCSAGFLNVSKIKGTHTAMKSGMIAAESVFDALNEDRHHDLLSDYPLALKKSWLFNELKQARNFRPAFSKWGLWGGTLYTGLDLKLLRGKAPWTLHHQSEDRKQFKTASESQAINYPKPDGVINFDRLSSVFISNTNHEEDQPVHLKLKDKNIPLDINLKKYDMPEIRYCPAGVYELVEEDGAQKLQINAQNCLHCKTCDIKDPTDNITWVTPEGSGGPNYPNM, from the coding sequence ATGGAACGTGAATCCATGAATTATGACGTTTTAATCGTTGGTGGTGGCCCTTCCGGCTTATCAGCTGCCATTCGTTTGAAACAGTTATCTGCAGAAAAAAACAAAGACATCAGTGTGTGTATCGTTGAGAAAGGATCTGAGATAGGCGCACATATTCTTTCTGGAGCAATTGTAGAACCTCGCGCATTAAACGAGCTACTGCCTGACTGGAAAAAATCAAATGCGCCATTAAAAACACCCGTAACAAAAGAAAAAATGTTTATTATGACCGAAAAATCGTCTATACCAATTCCGGGCTGGACACTACCACCGCAGATGCATAATAGCGGAAACTATATAACCAGTTTAGGAAATATGTGTCGCTGGCTGGGTGAAAAAGCAGAAGAACTTGAGGTTGAAATTTATCCGGGTTTTGCTGCAGCTGAAATACTGTATACCGACGATGCTCAGGTCAAAGGTATTGCTACGGGTGATATGGGTTTAAATTCAAAAGGTGAAGAAAAAACCGGTTTCGAACCTGGCATTGAGCTACACGCTAAATACACACTATTTTCTGAAGGTTGCCGTGGTTCATTATCTCAACAATTAATGGCAAAATTTAATCTTCGTAATAGCTGTGACCCACAAACTTATGGTTTAGGCATAAAAGAATTATGGAAAGTAAAACCTGAAAACCATCAACCAGGCTTAATTATTCATACAGCCGGATGGCCACTAAAAAGTGATACCTATGGCGGTTCTTTTGTTTATCACCTGGAAGACAATCAGGTTGCTGTAGGTTTTGTAATCGGACTGGATTACAGTAACCCACATATTTCACCTTATGAAGAATTCCAGCGTTTTAAAACTCATCCGGATATTATAAAAACATTTAAAGGTGGCGAACGTATTTCTTATGGCGCAAGAGCATTAAATGAAGGTGGTCTACAATCACTACCTGATTTAATTTTCCCCGGTGGTGCATTAATCGGTTGTAGTGCGGGCTTTCTAAATGTATCAAAAATTAAAGGCACGCATACTGCTATGAAAAGTGGAATGATAGCAGCTGAATCTGTATTCGATGCTTTAAATGAAGATCGCCATCATGACCTGTTAAGCGACTACCCTCTAGCTCTAAAAAAGTCCTGGTTATTTAACGAGCTTAAACAGGCAAGAAACTTTAGACCCGCATTCTCAAAGTGGGGACTCTGGGGCGGCACATTATATACCGGGCTTGACCTTAAATTACTACGAGGAAAAGCACCCTGGACATTGCACCATCAATCTGAAGACAGAAAGCAGTTTAAAACCGCTTCTGAATCACAGGCCATTAATTATCCAAAACCGGATGGCGTAATTAACTTCGATCGTTTAAGTTCTGTATTTATTTCTAATACTAACCATGAAGAAGACCAACCCGTTCACCTTAAACTAAAAGACAAAAACATACCTCTAGATATTAATCTGAAAAAATACGATATGCCTGAAATACGATACTGCCCTGCAGGCGTTTATGAATTGGTTGAAGAAGATGGAGCTCAAAAATTACAGATCAACGCTCAAAACTGTTTACATTGTAAAACCTGTGATATAAAAGACCCAACAGACAACATTACCTGGGTAACACCTGAAGGCAGTGGCGGACCAAACTATCCAAACATGTAG
- a CDS encoding DUF2157 domain-containing protein, translated as MDILMESKREQILHWANQGLIDKQKIFQVLTDLHIIPNKHSWSLFIGQLLLWLGGLALSLSMMFFIAYNWDDLGKFSKFALVESMIISCLVFYWKFSTNKIASQLSLMFSSISLGVLLALFGQTYQTGADTWQLFAYWALLITPWVFVARFPAIVVLWIFLINISMLLYFHTMGRFFTLFFSSDENLLWTAFIFNSLIWFFWELSCKSINWLNERWAIRLISTAAGMPVTALLVVSIIDSINHNELAIISYLTLIMISYIVYRKKVKDLFMLAGMSLSLIIVLTFFFAKILFDKGSELSGFLIMTILIIGMASSAAIWLRNIYREQQ; from the coding sequence ATGGACATCTTAATGGAATCAAAACGTGAGCAAATATTACATTGGGCAAATCAGGGATTAATTGATAAACAAAAAATATTTCAAGTACTTACAGATTTACACATAATCCCAAACAAGCATTCCTGGTCACTTTTCATCGGGCAATTACTTTTATGGTTAGGAGGGCTTGCTTTAAGTTTATCCATGATGTTTTTCATCGCTTATAATTGGGATGATCTGGGAAAATTTTCTAAATTTGCATTAGTTGAAAGCATGATAATCAGCTGTCTCGTTTTTTACTGGAAATTCTCGACTAATAAAATAGCATCACAACTTAGCCTGATGTTTTCCAGTATATCTTTAGGTGTTCTTCTCGCCCTCTTCGGACAAACCTATCAAACCGGTGCTGACACCTGGCAGTTGTTTGCCTACTGGGCCTTGCTCATTACTCCCTGGGTTTTTGTAGCAAGATTTCCAGCCATAGTAGTTTTATGGATTTTCCTGATTAATATATCGATGTTACTCTACTTTCATACCATGGGGCGTTTCTTTACATTGTTTTTCAGTTCTGATGAAAACCTTTTATGGACGGCTTTTATATTTAACAGTTTAATCTGGTTTTTCTGGGAACTCAGTTGCAAATCGATTAACTGGTTAAATGAACGCTGGGCTATAAGACTTATTTCAACTGCTGCTGGCATGCCTGTCACGGCATTATTAGTAGTATCGATTATAGACAGTATCAATCATAATGAATTAGCCATTATAAGTTACCTAACACTTATAATGATCAGTTATATTGTATATCGAAAAAAGGTTAAGGACCTTTTTATGTTAGCTGGCATGTCACTTTCACTAATCATTGTATTAACTTTCTTTTTTGCGAAAATTCTATTCGATAAAGGCTCTGAGTTAAGTGGATTTTTAATCATGACTATTTTAATTATTGGTATGGCATCTAGCGCCGCTATCTGGCTTAGAAACATATACAGGGAACAGCAATGA